One window of Microbacterium sp. Root61 genomic DNA carries:
- a CDS encoding TerC family protein, which translates to MDLILPLWFEVGSLIVLTLILAADLLLILKRPHIPSTKESTLWVVFYVTLALIFAGLMWIIAGGEFAGQFVAGWLTEYSLSIDNLFVFVLIMSQFAVPRRYQQEVLMVGIIIALILRGLFILAGAAIIEQFSWVFYIFGAFLVFTAWRQAFPGGDHDEEVKRENFIVRLLRRTIDISDTYDGAKIRTVVGGKKMWTPMIIVFVAIGITDLLFAIDSIPAIFGITQSPFIVFTANIFALMGLRQLYFLLGDLLDRLRYLHYGIAFILAFIGLKLVFHAMHVNELPFINGGEPIEWAPEISTWMSLGVIILSMAVATIASLVASARDKKAGVAAPDGPADAAQDPSAEA; encoded by the coding sequence ATGGACCTCATCCTTCCGCTGTGGTTCGAAGTCGGCTCGTTGATCGTGCTGACGCTGATCCTCGCCGCCGACCTGCTGCTGATCCTCAAGCGCCCGCACATCCCCTCGACGAAGGAATCGACCCTCTGGGTCGTGTTCTACGTGACGCTGGCCCTGATCTTCGCCGGGCTGATGTGGATCATCGCGGGCGGTGAGTTCGCCGGACAGTTCGTCGCCGGATGGCTGACCGAGTACAGCCTCTCGATCGACAACCTCTTCGTCTTCGTGCTGATCATGAGCCAGTTCGCCGTTCCGCGGCGCTACCAGCAGGAAGTGCTGATGGTGGGCATCATCATCGCGCTCATCCTGCGCGGTCTGTTCATCCTCGCGGGAGCGGCGATCATCGAGCAGTTCAGCTGGGTGTTCTACATCTTCGGCGCGTTCCTGGTCTTCACCGCGTGGCGCCAGGCGTTCCCCGGCGGCGACCACGATGAGGAAGTCAAGCGCGAGAACTTCATCGTGCGCCTCCTGCGCCGCACCATCGACATCAGCGACACGTACGACGGCGCGAAGATCCGCACGGTCGTCGGCGGCAAGAAGATGTGGACGCCGATGATCATCGTCTTCGTGGCGATCGGCATCACGGACCTGCTGTTCGCGATCGACTCGATCCCCGCGATCTTCGGCATCACGCAGAGCCCGTTCATCGTCTTCACGGCGAACATCTTCGCGCTGATGGGTCTGCGCCAGCTGTACTTCCTGCTCGGCGATCTGCTGGATCGTCTGCGGTACCTGCACTACGGCATCGCGTTCATCCTGGCCTTCATCGGACTCAAGCTCGTGTTCCACGCGATGCACGTCAACGAGCTGCCGTTCATCAACGGCGGGGAGCCGATCGAGTGGGCGCCGGAGATCTCCACGTGGATGTCGCTGGGCGTCATCATCCTCTCGATGGCGGTCGCCACGATCGCGAGCCTGGTTGCCTCCGCGCGGGACAAGAAGGCCGGCGTCGCCGCTCCGGACGGTCCCGCCGACGCTGCGCAGGACCCCTCCGCCGAGGCGTGA
- a CDS encoding RNA polymerase sigma factor, which translates to MTEQELRDDSALVALAATGSEHAFRTLYRAYVRPVYWLAHNLVGNDADAEDVTQETFLVAWRRLPGLELASDSLLPWLVTVCRFQAANRIRRQRRDRENTTAGLEDSIPATVDVAQQVVDAELVDLIADEVSGLSELDREIFRLCAAEGYAYQAAADELGVAHGVVRNRLSRIRTRLRSVLTESEST; encoded by the coding sequence ATGACCGAGCAGGAACTGCGCGATGACTCCGCGCTCGTGGCTCTGGCCGCGACCGGCAGCGAGCACGCGTTCCGCACGCTCTATCGGGCCTATGTCCGACCGGTGTACTGGCTGGCGCACAATCTCGTGGGCAACGACGCGGATGCCGAGGACGTGACTCAGGAGACGTTCCTGGTCGCGTGGCGCAGGCTTCCGGGCCTCGAGCTTGCGAGCGACTCGCTGTTGCCGTGGTTGGTGACGGTCTGCCGTTTCCAGGCCGCCAACCGTATCCGGCGCCAACGCCGGGACCGCGAGAACACCACTGCGGGGCTCGAAGACTCGATCCCCGCGACGGTCGATGTCGCGCAGCAGGTGGTGGACGCCGAACTCGTCGACCTGATCGCCGACGAGGTGAGCGGACTGAGCGAGCTCGACCGCGAGATCTTCCGCCTCTGCGCCGCCGAGGGCTATGCCTACCAGGCCGCCGCCGACGAGCTCGGCGTGGCGCACGGTGTCGTCCGCAACCGTCTCTCCCGCATCCGCACCCGACTGCGGAGCGTCCTCACGGAATCGGAGAGCACATGA